One window from the genome of Microbulbifer sp. ALW1 encodes:
- a CDS encoding helix-turn-helix domain-containing protein, which produces MNHIQPDQASLSEDKPLQQARLSGDPNILDQLLAPPEATSFGIAARVIDVLEQRIGKASLAIRPVSSDLSMSTRTLQRRLQEHNLSFASLRDHVRFRHAVHFLKDTALSVDGISRILDFSDRTSFTSAFKRWTGMSPTGYRRQVRQRF; this is translated from the coding sequence ATGAACCATATTCAGCCAGACCAAGCTTCGCTCTCAGAAGACAAACCACTGCAGCAGGCAAGACTGTCCGGGGATCCGAACATTCTTGATCAGTTGCTGGCGCCACCGGAGGCAACCAGCTTCGGTATCGCCGCTCGTGTCATCGACGTGCTGGAACAACGGATTGGAAAGGCATCTCTGGCAATTCGTCCGGTCTCTTCGGACCTCAGTATGTCCACCCGGACCCTGCAGCGTCGCTTGCAGGAGCACAACCTGAGTTTCGCCTCTTTGCGCGATCACGTTCGCTTCCGCCATGCGGTGCATTTCCTTAAGGACACTGCTCTCAGCGTGGATGGTATTTCCCGAATCCTGGATTTCTCAGACAGAACCAGCTTTACCAGCGCCTTCAAGCGTTGGACCGGCATGTCGCCTACAGGATATCGCCGTCAGGTTCGCCAGCGATTTTAA
- a CDS encoding DUF2244 domain-containing protein, with the protein MVKEVGGAGARRACILLAPNQSLSLAGNLWVFISLVAVSLGISVAFALAGAWMVIPFAFLEVLLLAVLFGYVYLEGTRREVIRINDDRVVLDCGRGNLKRPSYHTEFDRHSLAVLVRMGATPSEPASVTFTGPEGCLEVGEFLTDAEKAALVEKLGSRGLRARKEKSFQLLDF; encoded by the coding sequence ATGGTCAAAGAAGTCGGTGGCGCCGGTGCGCGCCGGGCCTGCATCCTGCTTGCGCCCAATCAGTCCCTATCGTTGGCAGGCAACCTCTGGGTGTTTATTTCCCTTGTTGCGGTGTCCCTTGGTATCAGTGTCGCCTTTGCGCTCGCAGGTGCCTGGATGGTAATTCCCTTCGCATTTCTCGAGGTACTGCTGCTGGCCGTGCTGTTCGGCTATGTCTACCTGGAAGGGACCCGGCGGGAGGTGATCCGGATCAATGATGACCGGGTAGTGCTGGATTGCGGCCGGGGAAACCTGAAGCGCCCCAGTTATCACACCGAGTTTGATCGCCACAGCCTGGCGGTATTGGTACGCATGGGGGCAACGCCATCGGAACCCGCTAGCGTTACCTTTACCGGACCCGAGGGTTGTCTGGAGGTCGGTGAATTTCTGACAGACGCGGAAAAAGCGGCGCTGGTCGAAAAGCTGGGGAGTCGGGGCCTGCGAGCCCGCAAGGAAAAAAGCTTCCAGCTGCTGGACTTCTGA
- the asnS gene encoding asparagine--tRNA ligase: MQVESIDTLLKSSQREGETTRVQGWIRTRRDSKAGLSFLAVHDGSCFDPIQVVVESSVNNYQSEVLRLTTGCAVDIEGTIKPSEGKGQAIELLASSVTVVGWVEDPDTYPMSPKRHTMEHLREHAHLRPRTNVSGAVARVRNCIAQAIHRFFHERGFNYIHTPIITASDCEGAGEMFRVSTLDQTNLPLTDKGDVDYAEDFFGEETFLTVSGQLNVESYCLALSKVYTFGPTFRAENSNTTRHLAEFWMVEPEIAFADLADCANLAEEMLKYVFRAVLTERPDDMAFFAQRIDKDAISRLENIIDNDFARINYSDAIEILENCKEKFEFPVSWGIDLASEHERYLAEKHFKKPVIVLNYPKDIKAFYMRMNDDGKTVAAMDVLAPGIGEIIGGSQREERLDKLDARMDEMDIPKEHLDWYRDLRRYGTVPHGGFGLGFDRIVSYVTGMGNIRDVIPFPRTPRNVKF, translated from the coding sequence ATGCAAGTTGAATCCATCGACACACTCCTTAAATCCAGCCAGCGAGAAGGCGAGACCACCCGCGTACAGGGCTGGATTCGCACCCGCAGAGACTCCAAAGCCGGCCTGTCGTTTCTGGCCGTGCACGATGGCAGCTGCTTCGATCCCATCCAGGTGGTTGTAGAGTCCTCCGTCAACAACTATCAATCGGAAGTCCTGCGTCTGACGACCGGTTGCGCCGTGGATATAGAAGGCACCATCAAGCCCTCAGAAGGCAAAGGCCAGGCCATCGAACTGCTGGCCTCCTCAGTGACCGTGGTGGGCTGGGTGGAAGACCCGGACACCTACCCCATGTCGCCCAAACGCCACACCATGGAACACCTGCGCGAACATGCCCACCTGCGCCCGCGCACCAATGTGAGCGGCGCGGTTGCCCGGGTGCGCAATTGCATTGCCCAGGCGATCCACCGCTTCTTTCACGAGCGCGGCTTCAACTATATACACACGCCAATCATCACCGCCTCCGACTGTGAAGGCGCCGGCGAAATGTTCCGCGTCAGCACGTTGGATCAAACCAATCTTCCGCTCACGGACAAAGGCGATGTTGACTACGCCGAGGACTTCTTCGGCGAAGAAACCTTCCTCACCGTGTCCGGCCAGCTGAATGTTGAGAGCTACTGTCTCGCCCTTTCCAAGGTCTACACCTTCGGCCCGACTTTCCGTGCGGAAAACTCCAACACCACACGCCACCTGGCGGAGTTCTGGATGGTGGAACCGGAAATTGCCTTCGCCGACCTGGCGGACTGTGCCAATCTTGCAGAAGAAATGCTGAAGTATGTTTTCCGCGCGGTCCTCACCGAGCGCCCGGATGACATGGCCTTCTTTGCCCAGCGTATCGACAAGGACGCGATTAGCCGCCTCGAAAACATCATCGACAACGACTTCGCGCGTATCAATTACTCCGATGCCATCGAGATTCTGGAAAACTGCAAAGAGAAGTTTGAGTTTCCGGTTTCCTGGGGTATCGATCTCGCCTCTGAGCACGAGCGCTATCTGGCCGAGAAACACTTCAAGAAGCCGGTTATCGTGTTGAATTATCCGAAGGACATCAAAGCGTTCTATATGCGCATGAACGACGATGGCAAAACCGTCGCTGCGATGGATGTACTGGCTCCGGGGATTGGCGAAATTATTGGTGGCTCCCAGCGCGAGGAGCGCCTCGACAAGCTGGATGCGCGCATGGATGAGATGGACATCCCGAAAGAACACCTGGACTGGTACCGCGACCTGCGTCGCTACGGCACGGTGCCACACGGCGGTTTTGGTCTCGGATTTGACCGTATCGTTTCCTATGTGACCGGCATGGGCAACATTCGTGATGTGATCCCCTTCCCGCGTACACCGCGCAATGTGAAGTTCTAA
- a CDS encoding malate dehydrogenase yields MKAPVRVAVTGAAGQISYSLLFRIASGEMLGKDQPVILQLLEITPALEALKGVAMELEDCAFPLLAGIVQSDDATVAFKDAEYALLVGARPRGPGMERKDLLEANAAIFSAQGKALNDVAARNVKVLVVGNPANTNALIAQRNAPDLDPRNFTAMTRLDHNRALTQLANKTDSTVNDITHMTIWGNHSATQYPDLHQAKVNGEDAMGKVEQEWYENDFIPTVQQRGAAIIKARGASSAASAANAAIDHMRDWALGSAEGDWTSMGVYSDGSYGIQEGLIYSFPVVCKNGDWEIVQGVEINDFSREKMTATETELAEERDAVAHLLP; encoded by the coding sequence GTGAAAGCACCTGTTCGTGTTGCAGTTACCGGCGCCGCCGGCCAGATCAGCTATTCGCTGCTGTTTCGCATCGCTTCCGGCGAAATGCTCGGTAAAGATCAACCGGTCATTCTTCAGCTGCTGGAAATCACTCCTGCACTGGAAGCGCTGAAAGGCGTTGCCATGGAGCTCGAAGATTGCGCCTTCCCGCTGCTGGCGGGCATTGTGCAGTCCGACGACGCGACCGTTGCCTTCAAAGACGCTGAATACGCGCTGTTGGTTGGCGCTCGTCCGCGTGGTCCCGGCATGGAGCGTAAAGACCTGCTGGAAGCCAACGCCGCTATCTTCTCTGCTCAGGGTAAGGCCCTGAACGATGTTGCTGCGCGCAACGTGAAAGTTCTGGTTGTCGGCAACCCCGCCAATACCAACGCACTGATCGCCCAGCGCAATGCGCCGGACCTGGATCCGCGCAACTTCACCGCCATGACCCGTCTGGACCACAACCGTGCCCTGACTCAGCTGGCGAACAAGACCGATTCCACCGTGAACGACATCACCCACATGACCATCTGGGGCAACCACTCTGCGACCCAGTACCCTGACCTGCACCAGGCCAAGGTAAACGGCGAAGACGCCATGGGTAAAGTTGAGCAGGAGTGGTACGAGAACGACTTCATCCCGACTGTTCAGCAACGCGGTGCAGCCATCATCAAGGCGCGTGGCGCTTCTTCTGCAGCTTCCGCTGCCAATGCTGCCATCGACCATATGCGCGATTGGGCACTGGGTTCTGCCGAAGGCGACTGGACCAGCATGGGTGTATACAGCGATGGTTCCTACGGAATTCAGGAAGGCCTGATCTACTCCTTCCCGGTTGTTTGCAAAAACGGCGACTGGGAAATCGTTCAGGGCGTGGAGATCAATGATTTCTCCCGTGAGAAGATGACCGCTACCGAGACCGAACTGGCTGAAGAGCGCGATGCGGTTGCACACCTGCTGCCGTAA
- a CDS encoding glutamine synthetase family protein, whose translation MDKITQWLAEHSISEVECLVPDMSGNARGKFTPTDKFLTEDSRLPESILVQTVTGDYVDEHNELVDPADTDMLLVPDPDSIRLNPWANEPTAQIIHDCYTRDGKPHPISTRNILKFVLEKYAEQGWQPVVAPEVEFYLIKRNLDPDEKLSAPVGRSGRTEKTRQSYSIDAANEYEAIIEDMYDFCEAQGLDVDTLIHESGTAQMEINFLHGDPLKLADQVFTFKRTVRETALRHGIYATFMAKPMEDEPGSALHLHQSVIDVKTGKNIFVDEDGVENDIFMHFIGGMQKFTPGFITFFAPNVNSYRRFTPEMAAPTSLHWGYDNRTTGLRVPDSSPQAKRLENRFPGADCNPYLAIATSLACGYLGMMNKVKPSKPYEGDCSREPITLPRTQEHALSLLAECPEAVEMFGDTFVRAWAAIKRDEYEEFNRVISSWEREYLLLNV comes from the coding sequence ATGGACAAGATTACCCAGTGGCTCGCAGAACACTCAATTTCCGAGGTCGAGTGCCTGGTACCGGATATGTCCGGAAACGCACGGGGCAAATTTACCCCCACCGATAAATTCCTCACCGAAGACAGCCGCCTGCCTGAAAGCATTCTGGTGCAGACAGTTACCGGTGACTACGTCGACGAACACAATGAGCTGGTAGACCCGGCAGATACCGACATGCTGCTGGTACCTGATCCGGACTCCATCCGCCTGAACCCCTGGGCCAATGAGCCTACCGCGCAGATTATTCACGATTGCTACACCCGGGATGGCAAGCCCCACCCCATCAGCACACGGAATATTCTCAAGTTTGTTCTCGAAAAATACGCAGAACAAGGCTGGCAACCAGTGGTTGCACCGGAGGTCGAGTTCTACCTGATCAAACGCAACCTGGACCCCGACGAAAAGCTCTCGGCGCCCGTCGGACGCTCAGGTCGCACAGAAAAAACCCGACAGTCCTACAGCATTGATGCCGCTAACGAGTACGAGGCCATCATCGAGGATATGTACGATTTCTGTGAAGCCCAGGGCCTGGACGTGGACACCCTGATTCACGAATCCGGCACCGCGCAGATGGAAATCAATTTCCTGCACGGTGATCCCCTGAAGCTGGCAGACCAGGTATTTACCTTCAAGCGTACCGTGCGTGAAACCGCGTTACGCCACGGTATCTACGCCACTTTCATGGCCAAACCCATGGAAGATGAACCCGGCAGCGCCCTGCACCTGCACCAGAGTGTGATCGACGTTAAAACCGGCAAAAATATTTTTGTCGATGAAGATGGCGTGGAGAACGATATCTTCATGCACTTTATTGGCGGCATGCAGAAATTCACCCCGGGTTTCATTACCTTCTTCGCGCCGAACGTAAACTCTTACCGCCGGTTCACACCAGAGATGGCCGCGCCTACCAGTTTGCACTGGGGTTATGACAACCGCACCACCGGATTGCGCGTACCCGACAGCTCCCCCCAGGCCAAACGTCTGGAAAACCGCTTCCCCGGGGCCGACTGCAACCCTTATCTGGCGATTGCAACCTCTCTCGCCTGCGGTTATCTCGGCATGATGAACAAGGTCAAACCAAGCAAGCCCTACGAGGGCGACTGCTCACGTGAACCGATTACCCTGCCTCGTACCCAGGAGCACGCTCTGAGCCTGCTGGCGGAGTGTCCGGAAGCGGTAGAAATGTTTGGCGACACCTTTGTGCGCGCCTGGGCTGCCATCAAGCGCGACGAGTACGAAGAGTTCAACCGGGTAATCAGCTCCTGGGAGCGTGAATACCTGCTGCTGAACGTTTGA
- a CDS encoding FAD-binding oxidoreductase gives MSASGTVTKLLGHTDSYYASSANDAPSYSALDQTVEADVCIIGAGYTGLSSALHLAERGFKVVVLEAERIGWGASGRNGGHVGVGQRKGQEDLEAMLGLETARQLWDMGLEAVQTVEELIHKHQIQCDLKRGIMHLAAKPSHDAWLKEEVDVLNQRYGYEQMRYADKDEVRSLVGSERFYGGQIDSGSLHLHPLNFALGLAAAAAKAGVQFYEHSRVTSYHGGNPCVVNTATGQVKAKNVVLACNGYLGNLEPRMAGRIMPINNFVLATEPLPEELARELIANDYALQDTLFVINYWKLSGDNRLVFGGGENYTSRFPQDIRAFVRKYMLEIYPQLASTRIDYGWGGTLAITLNRMPSIGRLEPNVYYSQGYSGHGVPTATFAGKILSEVIAGTEERFDVLSRIPTPSFPGGTLLRWPGLVAGMLYYSLKDKLGR, from the coding sequence ATGTCTGCCAGCGGAACCGTGACCAAACTGCTCGGCCACACCGATTCCTATTATGCTTCCAGCGCCAATGATGCGCCCTCATATAGTGCGCTCGACCAGACGGTTGAAGCAGATGTGTGCATTATTGGTGCGGGTTATACCGGGCTCTCTTCAGCGCTGCATCTCGCTGAGCGCGGCTTCAAGGTGGTGGTGCTCGAAGCAGAGCGTATCGGCTGGGGCGCTTCCGGGCGTAACGGTGGGCACGTTGGGGTAGGGCAGCGCAAAGGCCAGGAAGACCTGGAGGCTATGTTGGGCCTGGAAACCGCGCGGCAGCTATGGGATATGGGGCTGGAGGCTGTGCAGACTGTCGAGGAGCTGATTCACAAGCACCAGATTCAGTGTGACCTGAAACGGGGCATCATGCACCTGGCCGCAAAGCCCAGTCACGATGCCTGGCTGAAAGAAGAAGTCGATGTACTGAACCAGCGCTACGGTTACGAGCAGATGCGCTATGCCGACAAAGACGAGGTGCGCTCACTGGTGGGGTCGGAGCGCTTTTATGGTGGCCAGATTGATAGCGGGTCACTGCACCTGCATCCGCTCAACTTTGCCCTTGGATTGGCGGCCGCAGCGGCAAAGGCCGGGGTGCAGTTTTATGAGCACAGTCGCGTCACCAGTTACCACGGTGGCAACCCCTGTGTGGTCAACACTGCTACAGGCCAGGTGAAGGCCAAAAATGTCGTACTGGCCTGCAATGGCTACCTGGGGAACCTGGAACCCCGGATGGCCGGGCGCATCATGCCGATCAATAACTTCGTGCTGGCGACCGAACCACTACCAGAAGAATTGGCACGGGAATTGATTGCGAACGACTACGCGCTACAAGACACGCTGTTTGTGATCAATTATTGGAAGCTGTCCGGTGATAACCGGCTGGTTTTCGGCGGGGGCGAGAATTACACCTCCCGTTTCCCTCAGGATATTCGCGCCTTCGTGCGCAAGTACATGCTGGAAATCTATCCGCAATTGGCCAGTACCCGCATCGACTACGGTTGGGGCGGGACCCTGGCGATCACCCTCAACCGCATGCCCAGTATCGGCCGGCTGGAACCCAATGTGTATTACAGCCAGGGCTACTCGGGGCACGGTGTCCCTACGGCCACTTTTGCCGGGAAAATCCTTTCTGAAGTGATTGCGGGCACAGAGGAAAGATTTGATGTATTGTCGCGCATTCCGACGCCCAGCTTCCCAGGTGGAACGCTGCTGCGTTGGCCCGGGCTGGTAGCGGGAATGCTCTATTACAGCTTGAAGGATAAGCTGGGCCGGTAA
- a CDS encoding D-cysteine desulfhydrase family protein codes for MSIQYPAREPLANLPTPLQPLPRISEKYSLPFGGPKIWIKRDDFTESALSGNKLRKLEFIIAEAKATDCNTLITCGGIQSNHCRATALAAAKTDLRAHLILRGGRQLQQEEQQADGNLLVDYLAGAEVSVYPLRKYLDQLPSLFEHWEQYYQERGDKALAIPTGGSDGLGIWGYIRGAEELLEDCRRLGFAPEQVICASGSGGTQAGLTLGCQLLGAETTVTGYAVCDDTEYFVNKIVADIADWRTRYTQSCAFDPSKIRVDDNYIGPGYGLATAEVYRTIAEAARLEGILLDPVYTGKAFYGLLQDIQSGKYAGVRNLVFVHTGGQFGVFPHRAEFMRSLGEQGGCLRIEAAGLPMTDDKFCDRIAEFGKKISFLFNSWQK; via the coding sequence TTGAGTATCCAGTACCCAGCCAGGGAACCGCTGGCTAACCTGCCCACACCACTCCAGCCACTCCCAAGAATTAGCGAAAAGTACTCGCTACCTTTTGGGGGGCCGAAAATCTGGATCAAGCGCGACGACTTTACCGAAAGCGCCCTGTCCGGCAATAAACTCCGCAAGCTGGAATTTATCATTGCCGAGGCGAAGGCCACCGATTGCAACACCCTGATTACCTGTGGCGGTATTCAGTCGAATCATTGCCGGGCAACCGCGCTGGCTGCGGCAAAAACGGATTTAAGGGCTCACTTGATTCTTCGAGGCGGCAGACAGCTGCAGCAAGAGGAGCAACAGGCCGATGGCAATTTGCTGGTGGATTACCTGGCCGGTGCAGAGGTTTCGGTTTATCCGCTGCGCAAATACCTGGATCAATTGCCATCCCTGTTTGAACACTGGGAGCAGTACTATCAGGAACGGGGAGACAAGGCGCTTGCCATTCCCACCGGCGGTAGTGATGGGTTGGGTATTTGGGGCTATATCCGCGGCGCGGAGGAGTTGCTGGAGGACTGCCGGCGACTGGGGTTTGCCCCCGAGCAGGTGATATGTGCCAGTGGTAGTGGTGGCACACAGGCCGGATTGACACTGGGGTGCCAGTTATTGGGCGCGGAAACCACGGTCACCGGCTACGCCGTTTGCGACGATACAGAATACTTCGTCAACAAAATTGTCGCAGACATTGCAGACTGGCGTACGCGCTACACGCAGTCCTGCGCGTTTGATCCCAGCAAAATTCGTGTCGACGACAATTACATCGGGCCCGGTTATGGTCTGGCAACCGCTGAGGTGTACCGGACCATTGCTGAAGCTGCACGGTTGGAAGGAATTTTGCTGGATCCGGTATACACCGGAAAAGCGTTTTACGGTTTGTTGCAGGATATTCAGTCCGGAAAGTACGCTGGTGTGCGCAATCTGGTTTTTGTACATACCGGAGGGCAGTTCGGGGTCTTTCCACACCGGGCCGAATTTATGCGGAGCCTGGGGGAGCAGGGGGGCTGCCTCAGGATTGAGGCGGCAGGATTGCCGATGACTGACGACAAGTTTTGCGACAGAATTGCCGAATTTGGCAAAAAAATTAGTTTTTTGTTTAATTCTTGGCAGAAATAA
- the yajC gene encoding preprotein translocase subunit YajC: protein MDFFIPAAMAQEAAPAPQGNPLITLLMFGGLFVFMWLFIIRPQRKRQKEHQELVGALKKGDEVVTTSGMLGRVEKVDDDYLILEVGENMKLKFQKVAVHAVLPKGTIKNI, encoded by the coding sequence ATGGATTTCTTTATTCCTGCTGCAATGGCACAAGAGGCAGCTCCGGCTCCTCAAGGGAACCCGCTGATCACTCTGCTGATGTTCGGTGGCCTGTTTGTGTTCATGTGGCTGTTTATTATTCGTCCGCAGCGCAAGCGCCAGAAAGAGCACCAGGAACTGGTTGGTGCGCTTAAAAAAGGTGATGAAGTAGTGACCACCAGCGGCATGCTGGGGCGCGTAGAAAAAGTAGACGATGACTACCTGATTCTGGAAGTGGGCGAAAATATGAAGCTCAAGTTCCAGAAGGTTGCGGTACACGCGGTACTGCCCAAAGGCACCATCAAGAATATCTGA
- the bcp gene encoding thioredoxin-dependent thiol peroxidase, producing the protein MAFPKIGNLAPAFSLNNQNGEKVALKDFRDQKNVVLYFYPKALTPGCTTQACGIRDSAAEFAKRDTVVFGLSPDPESKLQKFIEKHTLNFDLLADEDHKVADKYGCWGLKKFMGREYMGLLRTTFIIDKSGRLQHIIDKVKTKTHHDDVLQWIDENLV; encoded by the coding sequence ATGGCATTTCCTAAAATCGGTAATCTTGCACCGGCTTTCAGCCTGAATAACCAGAATGGCGAGAAGGTTGCGCTGAAAGATTTTCGCGATCAGAAAAACGTTGTTCTGTACTTTTATCCAAAGGCACTCACGCCGGGATGCACCACGCAGGCCTGTGGAATTCGTGACAGCGCAGCGGAGTTTGCCAAGCGAGATACTGTGGTTTTCGGCCTGAGCCCGGACCCGGAAAGTAAACTGCAGAAATTTATCGAAAAGCACACCCTGAACTTTGACTTGCTGGCCGACGAAGACCATAAGGTTGCCGACAAATACGGTTGCTGGGGATTGAAGAAGTTTATGGGGCGGGAGTATATGGGCCTGCTGCGTACCACCTTTATTATTGATAAGAGCGGCCGCCTGCAACACATCATCGATAAGGTCAAAACCAAAACCCACCACGACGATGTTTTGCAGTGGATCGACGAAAACCTGGTGTGA
- a CDS encoding dUTP diphosphatase, giving the protein MLQQQLHTMLSLQDEINTLVNENWRAQNFPWYRAIWVESAELLDHYGWKWWKKQQPEMEQVKLELVDIWHFGLSLELQQGSPEAVAQKMQQQLSSERPVAGDFRENLESFTRNTLVEKQFDLVGFAQLMSDCEMPFEDLYLRYVGKNVLNRFRQDHGYKDGSYQKLWSGREDNEHLAELAQILDSSAENFSVQLYEALKTRYPGSTTNLV; this is encoded by the coding sequence ATGTTGCAGCAGCAATTACACACGATGTTATCTCTGCAGGACGAGATAAATACGCTAGTGAATGAAAACTGGCGCGCTCAGAATTTTCCCTGGTACCGTGCAATCTGGGTTGAAAGTGCCGAATTGTTGGATCACTACGGCTGGAAGTGGTGGAAAAAACAGCAGCCGGAAATGGAGCAGGTGAAGCTGGAGTTGGTGGATATCTGGCACTTCGGGCTCAGCCTCGAATTACAGCAGGGATCGCCGGAAGCGGTTGCGCAAAAAATGCAGCAGCAGTTATCCAGTGAGCGCCCGGTGGCTGGGGATTTCCGTGAAAACCTGGAATCCTTTACTCGCAATACTCTGGTTGAAAAACAATTTGATCTGGTCGGTTTTGCGCAATTAATGAGCGATTGCGAAATGCCGTTTGAAGACCTGTACCTCCGCTATGTTGGCAAAAATGTGTTGAATCGTTTTCGCCAGGATCACGGCTACAAAGACGGCAGCTATCAGAAACTCTGGAGTGGGCGAGAAGACAATGAGCATCTCGCCGAGCTTGCACAAATTTTGGACAGTTCAGCAGAAAACTTCAGTGTACAGCTATATGAAGCCCTAAAAACTCGTTATCCAGGCTCTACGACGAATTTGGTCTGA
- a CDS encoding sodium:alanine symporter family protein, with product MESFNQLLLTLDGLLGSAPWFPWVLLGVGFFFTLYLGFPQIRYFGHAIKIVQGKYDKPSDPGDTSHFQALATALSGTVGTGNIGGVGLAIFLGGPAALFWMWVTAFLGMTTKFVEVTLSHKYRIKAADGFYAGGPMFYMERRLNMKWLAVIFAIATVISSFGTGSLPQVNNIAQAMYDTFGLSKMLTGGVLAILLGLVIIGGITRIAKVTSTIVPVMAVLYIVGALAVILYNYENIIPSFASVFSDAFNGSSAVGGFLGASFAYAFNRGVNRGLFSNEAGQGSAPIAHAAARADEPVSEGMVSLLEPFIDTLIICTLTGLVILSSGVWTEKHMNRFERADMRVVAGTYDDKDEGNVKQLFGFLSGLDSDVRTFTGTIVVADGLPLNKNEFTVINSRSVAENVEFRVAGDNYSGVLNVNDGRLVNPNVDVWGNSLLHSVALTNRAFQKGFFGEYGSYIVTLGILLFAFSTAIAWSYYGDRSMIYLFGPKAVMPYRLVYVVAFFWAAIEDTTVIWNLSAVAIVLMTLPNLFGISILAREMKDTVKDYWKDPDHK from the coding sequence TTGGAATCGTTCAATCAGTTGTTGTTGACCCTGGATGGTTTGCTGGGGTCTGCGCCCTGGTTTCCATGGGTACTTTTGGGTGTAGGCTTTTTCTTCACTCTTTATCTGGGTTTTCCACAAATCCGTTACTTTGGCCATGCGATTAAAATCGTACAGGGCAAATACGACAAACCCAGTGACCCAGGCGATACCTCTCACTTCCAAGCGCTTGCAACCGCACTGTCTGGTACCGTAGGCACCGGTAATATCGGTGGCGTGGGCCTCGCAATTTTCCTTGGTGGTCCCGCCGCGCTGTTCTGGATGTGGGTTACGGCCTTCCTGGGGATGACGACCAAATTTGTCGAAGTAACCCTGTCACACAAATACCGTATTAAAGCAGCAGACGGCTTTTATGCCGGTGGCCCCATGTTCTATATGGAGCGCCGCCTGAACATGAAATGGCTGGCTGTTATCTTTGCCATTGCCACTGTGATCAGCTCCTTTGGTACTGGTAGCCTGCCGCAGGTGAATAATATCGCCCAAGCGATGTACGACACTTTTGGCCTCAGTAAGATGCTCACTGGCGGTGTGCTGGCCATACTACTGGGCCTGGTGATCATCGGTGGTATTACCCGTATTGCGAAGGTGACCTCCACCATTGTGCCGGTAATGGCGGTGCTCTACATCGTCGGCGCCCTGGCGGTGATCCTGTATAACTACGAAAATATCATCCCTTCATTTGCGTCCGTCTTTTCTGATGCGTTCAACGGCAGTTCCGCCGTCGGTGGTTTCCTTGGGGCGAGCTTCGCATATGCGTTCAACCGCGGTGTAAACCGGGGTCTGTTTTCTAACGAAGCGGGCCAGGGCTCTGCACCTATTGCGCACGCCGCGGCGCGTGCCGATGAGCCGGTATCGGAAGGTATGGTTTCCCTGCTCGAGCCATTTATCGATACCTTGATCATCTGTACCCTGACCGGCTTGGTGATTCTTTCTTCCGGTGTATGGACCGAGAAGCATATGAACCGCTTCGAGCGCGCGGACATGCGTGTGGTCGCCGGCACTTACGATGACAAGGATGAGGGTAATGTGAAGCAGCTGTTCGGCTTCCTGAGCGGCCTCGACAGTGATGTGCGTACTTTTACCGGCACCATTGTGGTGGCTGATGGCCTGCCGCTGAACAAAAATGAATTTACCGTAATTAATTCTCGCTCGGTGGCAGAAAACGTTGAGTTCCGGGTAGCTGGTGACAATTACTCCGGTGTGCTCAATGTGAACGATGGACGTCTGGTGAATCCGAATGTGGATGTCTGGGGGAACTCCCTGCTGCACTCGGTGGCGCTGACCAACCGGGCTTTCCAGAAAGGTTTCTTCGGAGAGTACGGTAGTTACATTGTAACCTTGGGTATTCTGCTGTTTGCCTTCTCTACCGCGATTGCTTGGTCCTATTACGGTGACCGTTCAATGATTTACCTGTTCGGTCCCAAGGCTGTTATGCCGTACCGGCTGGTGTATGTGGTGGCTTTCTTCTGGGCGGCCATTGAAGACACTACCGTGATCTGGAATTTGTCAGCGGTGGCGATAGTCTTAATGACTTTGCCGAACCTGTTTGGTATTTCCATTCTGGCGCGGGAGATGAAGGACACGGTGAAAGATTACTGGAAAGACCCGGATCACAAATGA